The following coding sequences lie in one Arachis ipaensis cultivar K30076 chromosome B03, Araip1.1, whole genome shotgun sequence genomic window:
- the LOC107629507 gene encoding uncharacterized protein LOC107629507: protein MSINSLILTTHQRFNLCLKIRQPTFSTSRHILLISTKFRSPHFFACSSSNNGSEPIVIQNDTFQFHTQVGTPKVPSFSSPVPKFSLSDQAFFLLAFIACTTSVAFTSLVFAAVPTLVAMRNAAISLSKLADTAREELPSTMAAVRLSGMEISDLTLELSDLSQEITDGINKSTQALQAAEAGIRNIGSMAQQQTMSMIQERASLPIISLQPAVAGAARKTSRAVGRATKSLIKIISGKGEVTAEYDEDDITYM from the exons ACACCAAAGATTCAATCTTTGCCTCAAAATCAGACAACCCACTTTTTCCACTTCGCGCCATATCCTTCTCATCTCAACCAAATTCAGGTCACCGCACTTCTTTGCATGTTCTTCATCAAATAATGGATCCGAACCCATTGTTATTCAGAATGATACCTTTCAATTTCACACCCAAGTGGGTACCCCCAAAGTTCCCTCCTTTTCTTCTCCAGTTCCCAAGTTCAGTTTGAGTGACCAAGCTTTCTTTCTCCTCGCATTCATTGCCTGCACG ACCTCTGTGGCATTCACTAGCCTTGTTTTTGCTGCTGTTCCCACTCTAGTT GCAATGAGAAATGCTGCTATATCCCTTTCGAAGCTAGCAGATACTGCTAGAGAGGAACTCCCGAGTACCATGGCTGCTGTTAGGCTTTCGGGGATGGAAATTAGTGATCTGACACTAGAACTAAGTGATCTAAG CCAGGAAATAACAGACGGAATAAACAAGTCAACTCAAGCTTTGCAAGCCGCAGAAGCCGGAATTCGGAACATTGGTTCAATGGCACAACAGCAAACCATGT CAATGATTCAAGAAAGGGCAAGCTTGCCCATAATATCTTTGCAACCTGCTGTTGCTGGAGCTGCAAGGAAGACGTCGAGAGCCGTCGGGCGAGCCACAAAGAGCCTGATCAAAATCATATCAGGAAAGGGAGAAGTCACAGCTGAATATGATGAAGATGACATAACTTACATGTGA
- the LOC107629508 gene encoding uncharacterized protein LOC107629508: protein MEKKESWKICKRCKETYDPSSNTTSSCRFHPSFFVCRRHDDQKRYYELGPNDPPYAAKFYDCCGAEDPEASGCTTNFHVSYDDD, encoded by the exons atggaGAAGAAGGAATCATGGAAGATATGCAAGAGATGCAAGGAAACTTATGATCCATCTTCCAACACCACTTCTTCTTGCCGCTTCCACCCTTCTTTCTTCGTCTGTCGCCGTCACGACGACCAGAAAAG GTACTATGAATTGGGACCCAATGATCCACCATATGCTGCCAAATTCTATGACTGCTGTGGGGCTGAGGACCCTGAGGCTTCTGGCTGCACCACCAACTTTCATGTCTCTTATGATGATGATTGA